A single genomic interval of Cellvibrio sp. PSBB023 harbors:
- a CDS encoding DUF2796 domain-containing protein, whose product MCISGGGQWLVTRFVSCSLVLLAPFAWSESGFEHNHKSATLAAHVHGEASLQVSLQGAILDIRLTVPAMDLLGYEQAPHTAAEKVRLQSAHEFLARPESWLDVDADARCTLQGHHLESPFEVEDHTRKDHDNHTIHADFVLEASWQCANANRVNSITLRLFAPFPRVQQVNVDWINEASAGIARLSASEPRLLLRAKQ is encoded by the coding sequence ATGTGTATTTCAGGTGGTGGCCAGTGGTTGGTCACCCGTTTTGTCAGTTGTTCCTTGGTGCTACTTGCGCCGTTTGCATGGAGTGAATCGGGGTTTGAGCACAATCACAAGTCCGCAACACTGGCGGCTCACGTGCACGGCGAGGCAAGTCTGCAAGTCAGCTTGCAGGGCGCAATCCTGGACATTCGTTTGACTGTGCCAGCCATGGACTTGCTCGGCTATGAGCAGGCACCGCATACCGCTGCTGAGAAAGTGCGGCTCCAGTCTGCCCACGAATTTCTTGCGCGCCCCGAATCCTGGCTTGATGTGGATGCCGACGCGCGCTGCACACTGCAAGGTCATCATTTGGAAAGTCCTTTTGAGGTTGAGGATCACACCCGCAAAGATCATGACAATCACACAATACACGCTGATTTTGTGCTGGAAGCGAGCTGGCAATGCGCCAATGCCAATCGGGTGAATAGCATAACCTTAAGGTTGTTTGCGCCGTTTCCACGGGTGCAGCAAGTCAATGTGGATTGGATTAATGAGGCGAGCGCAGGTATTGCCCGACTCAGTGCGAGCGAACCGCGTTTATTGTTGAGAGCCAAACAGTGA
- the thrS gene encoding threonine--tRNA ligase, whose product MTKNEPTIAISLQDGSVRYYPAPISALAVAQSIGAGLAKATVAARVNNTLVDASDKIHSDAQLQLITAKDADALPIIRHSCAHLLGHAVKQLFPSAKMVIGPVIDDGFYYDIAYERPFTTTDLEAIEARMQQLIAQDYDVRKVMTPRAQVQDIFSARGEEYKLKLIEDMPEVNAMGLYYHQEYIDMCRGPHVPNTRFLNHFKLTKISGAYWRGDANNEQLQRIYGTAWADKKQLQEHLTCLQEAEKRDHRKLCKELDLLHFQEEAPGSIFWHARGWTLFQQLINYMRKRQQAAGYIEVNTPDVMDRSLWEISGHWQNYRQNMFTTTTEDERVFALKPMNCPGGVSLFKHGLKSYRDLPIRMAEFGKVHRYEPSGSLHGLMRVRHFTQDDAHIFCTPEQMNQECKTIVELVLDIYKDFGFTDIAIKLSTRPANRMGSDAVWDLLEGALITSLDSMNLPYELNPGEGAFYGPKLEFVLRDAIRRDWQCGTLQVDMNLPERFDLTYVAEDGSRQRPVMLHRALFGSLERFTGILLEHYTGKLPAWLAPVQAVVLSITEQHAGYAHKIQLYLTQQDIRTGLDSRNEKIGYKIREHSLQRIPYLIVVGGDEMANGTAALRTQSGEDLGKFPVEQLAGYLKNATRMPIAEPITQWCDAQENCV is encoded by the coding sequence ATGACCAAGAATGAACCTACTATTGCCATTAGCCTGCAAGATGGCAGTGTGCGCTACTACCCTGCGCCTATTTCTGCACTTGCGGTTGCACAGTCCATTGGTGCTGGCCTTGCCAAAGCCACAGTCGCCGCACGCGTCAATAACACACTAGTGGATGCCAGCGATAAGATTCACAGCGATGCACAATTGCAGCTAATTACCGCGAAAGACGCCGACGCCCTGCCGATTATTCGCCATTCCTGCGCACATCTACTGGGGCATGCAGTGAAGCAATTATTCCCCAGCGCCAAGATGGTGATTGGCCCGGTGATTGATGATGGTTTTTACTACGACATCGCCTATGAACGCCCATTTACCACAACCGATCTCGAAGCGATTGAAGCGCGCATGCAGCAATTAATTGCGCAAGATTACGACGTGCGAAAAGTGATGACGCCGCGCGCGCAAGTACAAGACATATTTTCCGCGCGCGGCGAAGAGTACAAATTAAAACTGATCGAGGATATGCCCGAAGTAAACGCCATGGGGCTTTACTACCATCAGGAATACATCGATATGTGTCGCGGCCCCCATGTGCCCAACACGCGCTTTCTCAACCATTTCAAGCTCACTAAAATTTCTGGCGCCTATTGGCGTGGCGATGCCAACAACGAACAATTACAACGCATTTACGGCACAGCCTGGGCCGATAAAAAACAATTGCAGGAACACCTGACGTGCTTACAAGAAGCGGAAAAACGCGATCACCGCAAACTCTGCAAAGAATTGGATTTACTGCACTTTCAAGAAGAGGCACCCGGCTCAATTTTTTGGCATGCACGGGGGTGGACGTTGTTTCAACAACTCATCAATTACATGCGCAAACGCCAGCAAGCGGCAGGCTATATTGAAGTGAATACGCCGGATGTGATGGATCGCAGCCTGTGGGAAATTTCTGGCCACTGGCAAAACTATCGCCAGAACATGTTCACCACCACTACCGAAGATGAACGCGTCTTTGCACTCAAACCCATGAATTGCCCCGGTGGGGTTTCGCTGTTTAAACACGGATTAAAAAGCTACCGCGATTTACCCATTCGCATGGCGGAATTCGGCAAGGTGCATCGCTACGAGCCTTCAGGCTCGCTGCACGGCTTAATGCGTGTACGCCATTTCACCCAAGACGATGCCCATATTTTTTGCACGCCGGAACAGATGAATCAGGAATGCAAAACCATTGTTGAACTGGTGTTGGATATCTACAAGGATTTTGGTTTCACCGATATCGCTATCAAATTATCCACGCGCCCCGCCAATCGTATGGGCAGCGATGCGGTGTGGGATTTGCTCGAAGGTGCCTTGATTACATCGCTCGATTCGATGAACCTGCCCTATGAATTGAATCCAGGCGAAGGCGCATTTTATGGCCCCAAATTGGAATTTGTATTGCGCGATGCCATTCGTCGCGATTGGCAATGCGGCACACTGCAAGTGGATATGAATTTACCCGAGCGGTTTGACCTCACCTACGTCGCCGAAGACGGCTCGCGTCAGCGTCCGGTCATGCTGCACCGTGCGCTCTTTGGTTCGCTTGAACGTTTTACCGGGATTTTATTGGAACACTACACCGGCAAATTACCCGCGTGGCTCGCGCCCGTGCAAGCCGTGGTGTTGTCCATCACCGAACAACACGCCGGTTACGCGCACAAAATCCAACTCTATTTAACACAGCAAGACATTCGCACCGGGTTGGATAGCCGCAATGAAAAAATTGGTTACAAAATTCGTGAGCATTCGCTGCAGCGCATTCCCTATTTAATTGTGGTGGGCGGCGATGAAATGGCCAATGGCACAGCCGCACTGCGCACCCAAAGCGGTGAGGATTTAGGCAAATTTCCCGTCGAACAACTCGCCGGTTATTTAAAAAATGCCACGCGCATGCCTATCGCCGAACCCATCACACAATGGTGTGACGCGCAGGAAAATTGCGTATGA
- a CDS encoding sigma-70 family RNA polymerase sigma factor, translated as MPPEAVSDQQFDVWYSNHHDWLQGWLRRRLGDHSVAADLAQDTFLRIWVKSQSDTPPEVNEPRAYLTTIAKRLMINYCERQSLERAFMATLEQLPEPLVPSIEEQAIVLETLHELDVLLSELPPNIRSAFLMSQLEGVTYEEIAVRLQVSVRTVTRYMAQGFRQCLRLMLTSD; from the coding sequence GTGCCGCCTGAAGCTGTATCCGACCAGCAATTTGATGTCTGGTATTCAAATCATCATGACTGGCTACAAGGGTGGCTTCGGCGCCGATTGGGCGATCATTCTGTGGCCGCTGATTTGGCACAGGACACCTTTCTACGGATATGGGTTAAATCCCAATCCGACACACCTCCTGAGGTCAATGAGCCAAGAGCTTATCTCACCACCATCGCCAAGCGGTTAATGATCAACTATTGCGAGCGCCAGTCGCTGGAGCGCGCGTTTATGGCGACGCTTGAGCAATTGCCAGAACCCTTGGTTCCCTCTATTGAAGAGCAGGCGATTGTTTTGGAAACCTTGCATGAATTGGATGTGTTGCTATCCGAGCTTCCGCCTAATATTCGCTCTGCTTTTTTGATGTCTCAATTGGAGGGCGTAACTTATGAGGAGATTGCCGTTCGCCTGCAAGTAAGCGTGCGTACCGTTACACGTTACATGGCGCAGGGGTTCCGCCAATGTTTGCGCTTAATGTTAACCAGTGACTGA
- the folE2 gene encoding GTP cyclohydrolase FolE2, which yields MNAPTALPDVALQQLSPVNHAIDWVGMSGIALPSLCRGTPVQLHLDISVNLSNRTAKGIHMSRLYQLAQTHLANMELTQGGIAKLLRAVIESHRGLGSTAAQLTLRTQLLLKRPALISDLEGWKYYPLRLNAQWDSNRNQAELRLQVGVDYSSTCPCSAALSRQLLQDAFLAHWKNEWRYEPPCANAIGEWLAQHGSVATPHSQRSQALVSVSLSESVNTSSDDNQLPIIELIDAIEAALGTAVQTAVKRVDEQAFAKLNGENLMYVEDAVRRLQAALHAQFSAVNIQVIHRESLHQHDAVASIHNVPAVPF from the coding sequence ATGAACGCCCCAACCGCCTTGCCCGATGTCGCCCTGCAACAGCTTTCACCCGTTAATCATGCCATCGATTGGGTCGGCATGAGCGGCATCGCACTGCCCAGTCTGTGTAGAGGAACGCCGGTGCAATTGCATCTGGATATCAGTGTCAATCTGTCCAACCGAACCGCCAAAGGCATACACATGTCGCGCCTGTACCAGTTGGCGCAAACACACTTGGCAAATATGGAATTAACACAGGGGGGCATTGCGAAGCTGCTGCGCGCGGTGATCGAAAGCCACCGCGGCCTTGGCTCTACCGCCGCACAATTAACGCTGCGCACACAGTTGCTATTGAAACGCCCGGCGCTGATTAGCGATTTGGAGGGCTGGAAATATTATCCGCTCAGGCTTAATGCCCAGTGGGATAGCAACCGCAATCAAGCAGAGCTGCGCCTGCAAGTGGGTGTCGATTACTCCTCCACCTGCCCCTGCTCTGCCGCACTTTCCCGGCAATTATTGCAAGACGCATTTCTGGCCCATTGGAAAAATGAGTGGCGCTATGAGCCTCCATGTGCAAATGCGATTGGTGAATGGCTTGCCCAACACGGCAGTGTCGCGACGCCGCACAGTCAACGCAGTCAGGCGCTTGTTAGCGTATCGCTCAGTGAATCAGTCAACACATCGAGCGATGACAACCAGCTACCCATCATCGAATTAATTGATGCCATCGAAGCCGCATTGGGCACAGCCGTGCAAACCGCGGTGAAGCGCGTGGATGAACAAGCCTTCGCAAAACTCAATGGCGAAAACCTCATGTATGTGGAAGACGCCGTGCGCCGCTTGCAAGCGGCACTACATGCGCAATTTTCGGCGGTGAATATTCAAGTGATTCACCGCGAGAGCCTGCATCAGCACGATGCAGTCGCCAGCATTCATAACGTACCCGCCGTGCCTTTTTAA
- a CDS encoding TonB-dependent receptor — protein MFEYRTLFPARRLTPRNTAIHTALVICTGLAIANATMVPSAWAQENIPAQEVKTYRIDAGSLESALLAFAGQSGVNLSLNSDHLQGLNSAGLVGAFSVEEGFSHLLSETNLRVVKLEEGNYTIETKPAPTAVKALPPVIVTARTDSNVVEPSRSVTLIEKEELDTLRQGSDSLATLLGKAIAGMGDSTHTITEYGQTLRGRETLVLVDGVPLNTNRGSSRNLANINLADVEQIEVLRGSSAIYGSGAAGGIISIRTRRPEGETQARTTITGVVPLSKIGTSGLGGEVQHYISAASEAVDYTLSLGARHVGGSFDAKGNRIAPEPSQGDMFDSNVYSAATKLGFKINADQRLQLSASYYDLQQDTDYATDPSVAALPPNSVPARSIKGLDLEEQNRVQNTLLGVDYEHRNIAGNTLAAQLYYRDFFTRFAPFDARRVAVRGGNVDQSMQNSEVYGGRLTIKSPVGESKTTQLVWGGDFHNEVTDMPLDIFDPVIYDASGGLAFKKTGKLIYMPEVTTNASGAFAQLEHRVNKRWSIEAGTRYDRAKASFDDFIPLSQSKLANPGTVTGGSVDYDAWTYNAGTVFSLTKAHEIYASFSQGFQLPDIGLQVRNATPAFNINSSNLQAVKTDTAELGWRGRWDNSLATFSVFESRSDLGGVQSFNNGLRLIRTKERIFGVEGGIDYFTDDERWSIGSTITWMKGEELPQNSSQYQDMPGNRIPPLKFTAYVEYRPSENWSHKLQTTAFQGKDYRLNGVASFSRRDTNGYATVDLISRWKIDGESSVAMGVENLLNHYYYPLYSQLLRSDSNTSHLPASGTVLKLSFTHNW, from the coding sequence ATGTTTGAATACCGTACCCTTTTTCCCGCTCGCCGATTAACTCCACGCAATACAGCGATCCATACCGCCCTGGTTATTTGCACTGGCTTGGCTATCGCCAATGCCACCATGGTTCCCAGTGCATGGGCACAAGAAAATATTCCTGCTCAGGAAGTAAAAACCTATCGCATTGACGCGGGGTCATTGGAATCCGCTTTGTTGGCATTTGCTGGTCAGTCTGGCGTTAATTTGAGTCTCAATAGCGATCATTTGCAGGGTTTGAACAGTGCTGGGTTGGTGGGCGCATTTTCAGTAGAGGAGGGGTTCTCGCACTTATTGAGTGAGACCAATTTGCGCGTTGTTAAACTGGAGGAAGGCAATTACACCATTGAAACTAAACCCGCGCCGACAGCAGTGAAAGCGCTGCCTCCGGTAATAGTTACCGCGCGTACCGACAGTAATGTTGTGGAACCATCCCGCTCAGTGACGCTTATTGAAAAGGAAGAGCTGGACACTTTACGTCAAGGTTCGGACAGCCTTGCCACCTTGCTTGGAAAAGCAATCGCAGGAATGGGCGATTCGACCCACACCATCACCGAGTATGGGCAGACATTGCGAGGCAGGGAGACATTGGTGTTAGTGGATGGCGTGCCGCTGAATACTAACCGCGGTTCTTCACGCAACCTGGCCAACATCAACCTTGCCGATGTGGAGCAAATAGAAGTGTTGCGTGGTAGTAGCGCCATTTATGGCAGTGGCGCGGCGGGTGGGATTATTTCAATTCGCACGCGTAGACCCGAAGGCGAAACCCAGGCGCGAACAACAATTACCGGTGTTGTACCTTTATCAAAAATTGGCACTTCCGGATTGGGTGGTGAAGTCCAGCATTACATTTCAGCAGCAAGTGAAGCGGTGGATTACACACTGAGCCTTGGTGCCCGTCATGTAGGTGGATCATTTGATGCAAAAGGAAATCGCATTGCACCCGAGCCAAGCCAGGGCGATATGTTTGATTCAAATGTCTACAGCGCTGCGACAAAACTCGGTTTTAAAATAAATGCAGATCAGCGTTTGCAATTATCGGCCAGTTATTACGATCTGCAACAAGATACTGACTATGCCACTGATCCTAGCGTGGCAGCGCTTCCTCCGAACAGTGTTCCGGCACGCTCGATAAAAGGGCTTGATCTGGAAGAGCAAAATCGTGTCCAGAATACACTTTTGGGTGTTGATTACGAACACCGCAACATCGCGGGCAATACACTTGCGGCACAACTTTATTATCGGGATTTTTTCACCCGCTTTGCGCCATTTGATGCGCGCAGAGTTGCTGTGCGTGGCGGGAATGTTGATCAGTCAATGCAAAACTCTGAAGTCTATGGCGGGCGTTTGACGATCAAATCACCGGTTGGTGAGAGCAAAACTACCCAACTGGTGTGGGGTGGCGATTTTCACAATGAAGTCACTGATATGCCGTTGGATATTTTTGACCCAGTGATTTACGACGCAAGTGGCGGCTTGGCTTTCAAAAAAACAGGCAAACTCATTTATATGCCTGAAGTGACAACCAATGCGTCAGGTGCGTTTGCACAGTTGGAGCATCGCGTTAATAAACGCTGGTCAATTGAGGCGGGCACACGATACGACCGTGCCAAGGCAAGCTTCGATGACTTCATCCCATTATCACAATCGAAATTAGCTAATCCCGGAACAGTTACTGGCGGCTCAGTTGATTACGATGCTTGGACATATAATGCCGGAACGGTGTTTTCTTTGACCAAGGCGCATGAAATTTATGCGTCGTTTAGCCAGGGTTTTCAATTGCCGGATATTGGTTTGCAGGTCCGCAATGCAACACCTGCCTTTAATATTAATAGCTCAAATTTGCAGGCGGTAAAAACGGATACTGCCGAATTGGGTTGGCGGGGGCGCTGGGATAATTCACTGGCAACATTTAGTGTGTTTGAGTCCCGATCAGATTTAGGCGGCGTGCAAAGTTTTAATAATGGTCTTCGGCTGATCCGCACCAAAGAGCGAATTTTTGGTGTTGAAGGCGGCATTGATTATTTTACCGATGACGAGCGCTGGAGTATTGGTTCAACTATTACCTGGATGAAAGGCGAGGAGTTGCCACAAAATTCCAGTCAGTATCAGGACATGCCAGGCAATCGTATTCCGCCGTTAAAGTTTACTGCTTATGTCGAGTATCGGCCTTCAGAAAATTGGAGCCATAAACTCCAAACAACCGCATTTCAAGGAAAAGATTACCGACTTAACGGCGTTGCAAGTTTCAGCCGCAGGGATACGAATGGCTATGCCACAGTCGATTTAATTTCCCGCTGGAAAATCGATGGCGAAAGCAGTGTTGCGATGGGTGTGGAAAACCTTCTTAACCACTATTACTATCCTCTCTACAGCCAGCTTTTGCGTAGCGATAGCAATACCAGTCATTTGCCTGCAAGTGGAACGGTGTTGAAGCTAAGCTTTACCCATAACTGGTAA
- a CDS encoding FecR domain-containing protein, producing the protein MDNRADEQLTSRVIDEAADWLARMHSKNLSDAEKNAWEQWLIQSAEHQRVWKNAELLADQFNRLEPKLGMSVLDRPRELASRRRFLRAVATLLFIPAATWFGVQYYQANQTNFYRTATGERREVILADRSVVVLNTATALNVNFDNLQRLLEHKTGEIFVRTAPDTHASSRPFLVETDNGRMRALGTEFVVRHSDTGTRLSVFEGAVEITTRHSQSRIIVGSGQEVNFTARSIDAITSIQSGAGAWRNGVIFAQGMRLAEFTKELARYRPGLLHCNPAVGDLRVTGVFRLTDTDTVLRLLADTLPVTIDARTRYWVTINPRQ; encoded by the coding sequence ATGGATAATCGTGCTGACGAACAGCTTACCTCCCGGGTGATTGATGAGGCCGCCGATTGGTTGGCGCGCATGCACAGCAAAAACCTGTCGGATGCTGAGAAAAATGCATGGGAGCAATGGTTGATACAGAGTGCCGAGCATCAGCGCGTGTGGAAAAACGCTGAGTTGCTTGCCGACCAATTTAATCGCCTTGAGCCTAAATTAGGGATGTCTGTGCTTGATCGACCGCGTGAGCTGGCATCCCGTCGCAGGTTCCTTCGCGCAGTTGCCACATTGTTGTTTATTCCTGCCGCTACTTGGTTTGGTGTCCAGTATTACCAGGCTAATCAAACGAATTTTTATCGCACGGCTACCGGTGAGCGCCGCGAAGTTATCTTGGCGGATCGCAGTGTTGTTGTATTGAATACCGCCACGGCGTTGAATGTAAATTTTGATAATTTGCAGCGCCTGCTGGAGCATAAAACCGGCGAAATTTTTGTGCGAACAGCACCTGATACTCACGCATCAAGCCGACCATTTCTGGTTGAAACCGATAATGGTCGAATGCGCGCTCTGGGTACGGAGTTTGTGGTCAGGCACAGCGACACAGGCACGCGCTTGTCCGTCTTTGAAGGGGCGGTCGAGATCACAACCCGCCATAGTCAATCCAGAATAATTGTTGGGTCAGGACAAGAAGTGAACTTCACAGCCCGATCTATCGATGCAATAACATCCATTCAATCAGGTGCGGGTGCTTGGCGAAATGGCGTTATCTTTGCTCAGGGTATGCGCCTTGCGGAATTCACTAAAGAGCTGGCCAGATACCGACCCGGCTTGCTGCATTGCAATCCCGCTGTTGGTGACTTACGCGTAACAGGTGTTTTCCGGCTCACGGATACCGACACTGTTCTCCGCTTGCTCGCCGATACCTTGCCTGTAACCATTGATGCGCGCACCCGTTACTGGGTGACAATCAACCCTCGCCAATAA
- a CDS encoding sialate O-acetylesterase, with protein MLNKNNLLGKWLFSILFFIATNQASAAPDPNFHIYLMFGQSNMEGAAPIENQDRITNPRVKVMADLNCSNLGRTYGNWYVASPPLNRCYSGLGPGDYFGKTMADGMPSSVTIGLVPAAVSGTPIELYQKSAPIGRNNQNIPTQFNGGYAWLLDMARKAQQAGVIKGIIFHQGESDTSDPNWKNQVKEIVTDLRRDLGIGDVPFLAGELLYADYGSCCHWHNTEVRKLPGLINNAHIVSAMGLPGMDVYHFTSASYRELGRRYAQIMLDKIDRNSTVSSLSSSSARSSSSATSLSSSSSSLISSRSASSSSKAASSGKCAYSITNDWGNGFTASIKITNTSSTAINAWSVSWSYTNATRVTNLWNGALSGSNPYTVTNLDWNKTIQPGQSVEFGFQGTKPNGAAAIPTVTGNVCN; from the coding sequence ATGCTCAATAAAAATAATTTGCTGGGAAAATGGCTTTTTTCTATTTTGTTTTTTATTGCGACAAACCAGGCCTCTGCAGCACCTGATCCAAATTTTCATATTTACTTGATGTTTGGCCAATCCAACATGGAAGGTGCAGCACCAATCGAAAACCAGGATCGCATTACCAATCCACGGGTAAAAGTAATGGCTGATTTAAATTGCAGCAATTTAGGTCGCACCTATGGCAATTGGTATGTCGCGTCACCGCCACTTAACCGATGCTACAGCGGCCTGGGCCCTGGCGATTACTTTGGTAAAACCATGGCAGACGGGATGCCAAGCTCCGTGACTATAGGATTGGTTCCGGCAGCAGTATCTGGAACCCCCATCGAGCTTTATCAGAAATCGGCGCCAATAGGCCGAAATAATCAAAACATCCCAACACAATTTAATGGCGGCTATGCATGGCTGCTCGATATGGCAAGAAAAGCCCAACAAGCTGGCGTCATTAAGGGCATTATCTTTCATCAAGGCGAAAGCGATACCAGTGACCCGAATTGGAAAAACCAGGTCAAAGAAATCGTTACAGATTTGCGCAGAGATCTTGGTATTGGCGATGTGCCTTTTCTCGCTGGCGAATTGCTCTATGCGGATTATGGATCCTGCTGTCACTGGCACAATACCGAGGTCAGAAAATTGCCCGGATTAATCAACAATGCCCACATAGTTTCGGCAATGGGGCTGCCAGGAATGGATGTGTATCATTTCACCTCAGCATCCTATCGCGAGCTTGGCAGACGCTACGCACAAATTATGCTTGATAAAATAGATAGGAACAGCACAGTAAGCTCGCTCTCATCCAGCAGCGCCCGGAGTTCCTCTTCCGCAACAAGTTTAAGCTCGTCCTCAAGCAGCCTGATTTCATCAAGAAGCGCCTCAAGCTCATCCAAAGCCGCCAGCAGCGGGAAATGCGCTTACTCCATCACAAATGATTGGGGCAATGGATTCACCGCGTCTATAAAAATCACCAACACCAGCTCAACGGCAATTAATGCGTGGAGCGTCAGTTGGAGCTACACCAATGCCACTCGAGTAACCAACCTGTGGAATGGTGCTCTGAGCGGAAGCAACCCCTACACGGTCACAAATCTGGATTGGAATAAAACCATCCAGCCGGGCCAGTCGGTTGAATTCGGCTTCCAAGGCACAAAGCCAAACGGAGCCGCAGCTATACCCACAGTAACGGGTAATGTGTGCAACTAA
- the hisI gene encoding phosphoribosyl-AMP cyclohydrolase, whose product MSAPGLFLAMETMPKGTRIACADLLAQLHWNEQGLIPVITQDVHTNSVLMMAWMNAEALQITLREKRVCYWSRSRNQLWRKGETSGHQQRLCTLRVDCDGDCLLCLVEQTGPACHTGRPNCFYWQLEGDEVVIISEARATRSIG is encoded by the coding sequence GTGAGCGCGCCCGGCTTGTTTTTGGCGATGGAAACCATGCCCAAAGGAACGCGAATAGCCTGTGCCGACTTGCTGGCGCAGTTGCACTGGAATGAGCAGGGTCTTATTCCTGTCATCACGCAAGATGTGCACACCAATAGCGTATTAATGATGGCCTGGATGAACGCCGAGGCGCTGCAGATTACCCTGCGCGAAAAGCGCGTTTGCTACTGGTCGCGCAGCCGCAATCAACTCTGGCGTAAGGGCGAAACCTCCGGCCACCAACAGCGGCTGTGCACTTTGCGTGTGGATTGCGATGGTGACTGCCTTTTATGCCTCGTCGAACAAACCGGCCCCGCATGCCACACCGGGCGTCCCAATTGTTTTTACTGGCAATTGGAGGGGGATGAGGTGGTAATTATTAGTGAGGCGAGGGCGACCAGGAGTATAGGGTGA